From one Bacteroides fragilis NCTC 9343 genomic stretch:
- a CDS encoding glycosyltransferase → MEKKEEYVKKKMTLIVNHPWNDVFEGKDVFLVPCYIGKIYHYDVKIVFPSNYLYEAKTIRDVELVPVSYIKKLRPFSFVFGFKLMRYLFCNARKIDLFMRFHVTITTAIMIIIYKMLNRNGIAYIKLDSNGVMNFEYKNNLKSLFRKLLYRRMFELVDFVSYETKMGLENITQQTIGIDISSKLFYMPNGFDEDMIKHLDINVKEYSDKENVMITVGRLGTNQKNTELFLKAVENIDLKDWVIYLIGDIDPQNITFLEFVSNFFSNHPEKKKSVIFTGAISDKRHLWEYYNKSKVFVLTSRCESYGLVLNEAKRFRNFIVSTNVGAFEDLVESGKYGCEIPQDNTDYLACILEKIILGQLDIDVYNDFSPESLSYYYQVKRMKLNN, encoded by the coding sequence ATGGAAAAGAAAGAAGAATATGTGAAAAAGAAAATGACTCTTATTGTGAATCATCCATGGAATGATGTTTTTGAGGGTAAAGATGTTTTTTTAGTTCCATGTTACATTGGTAAAATTTATCATTATGATGTTAAGATTGTTTTTCCTTCGAATTATTTGTATGAAGCAAAAACAATAAGAGATGTTGAACTTGTTCCTGTATCATATATTAAAAAACTTCGTCCTTTTTCTTTTGTGTTTGGTTTTAAACTAATGAGATATTTGTTTTGTAACGCTAGAAAAATAGATTTATTTATGCGCTTTCATGTTACAATTACAACTGCTATTATGATTATTATTTATAAAATGCTAAATAGAAATGGAATAGCATATATAAAACTAGATAGTAATGGGGTTATGAATTTTGAATATAAAAATAATTTAAAAAGTCTATTCAGGAAATTATTGTATAGGAGGATGTTTGAATTGGTGGATTTTGTATCATATGAAACAAAAATGGGACTCGAAAATATTACCCAGCAAACAATAGGAATTGATATCAGTTCAAAGCTATTCTATATGCCTAATGGCTTTGATGAAGATATGATAAAACACTTGGATATTAATGTGAAAGAATACTCTGATAAAGAGAATGTAATGATTACGGTTGGGCGTTTAGGAACAAATCAAAAAAACACAGAATTATTTTTAAAGGCTGTGGAAAACATCGACTTGAAAGATTGGGTAATTTATTTGATTGGAGATATTGATCCTCAGAATATTACTTTTTTAGAGTTTGTTTCAAACTTCTTTTCTAATCATCCTGAGAAAAAAAAGTCTGTAATTTTTACAGGAGCAATAAGTGATAAAAGGCATTTATGGGAATATTACAATAAATCTAAAGTGTTTGTATTGACTTCTCGGTGTGAAAGCTATGGTTTAGTATTGAATGAAGCAAAACGATTTCGAAACTTTATAGTTTCTACTAATGTAGGAGCTTTTGAAGACTTAGTTGAGTCTGGCAAATATGGATGTGAGATTCCTCAAGATAATACGGACTATTTGGCTTGTATTTTAGAAAAAATAATTCTCGGTCAGTTAGATATAGATGTATATAATGATTTTTCTCCTGAATCTCT